The following nucleotide sequence is from Calonectris borealis chromosome 5, bCalBor7.hap1.2, whole genome shotgun sequence.
TCCAATTTAAGTAGATggtgatttttttattgcagttgGATTAACATGAGTATTTATGTAATATGTAAAACAACTGCTCATACACACCGATGTAGATACGGCTTGTACAGGGATGCAGGCAGAGTCACATTTTGTATTCCCACTCTTGTGGCTTTGTCACACACGCTTTATGGTATCACCGTTGCTTTTACTTGCTCAATCACAAGGCATTCCAATCAGGCAAAGGATTGATAGAAATGCTACTATGTATGTTATGCAAAATTTTAaccaaataattaaaaactaaaaagtcTAAGAGGAAGGAAGTAGAGAAAGTAGAAAAACTTTCACAGCTTTGGTAAAAGCAGGAACTCATGCTGGGAGAAAAATTTTGCTGCTTAAAGGAAAAGAAGACCTGACAATGCTAAAGTTACCTTCATGTTAAACTACTAGCAGATAGTACTGAAAAATACTCAACTTTCACAGCAGAATAAAGAATAGAGATCTATGAAACAGCAGatttaggattttgttttttaatagatttatttAGTAGTCAGACTAGGAGTTCAccattaaagcagaaaataattttcttcgtTACCTTATTCTGTTTACTGTGTACATCCATTTCAATAAGTCTTTTGACAGGAATAACCAAAGACTTTTGAAATTcacttatttttctaaacatCATTTTATATTCAGAATGGCAAAAACTACTCGTGAAAGATTAGCCATAAGAAAGCTTATTTAATTTGAATTCAAAGAGGTAAAACCTTCATCTATACCTAAAGCTTTGCATTTCATGAATATGATGTGGTATATGAACAAAAATATCTTGCACTCATTATCTCCACGCCTAACATTCACAAGTGACTGCCCCTGAGTGTAACTTACTCATACCCAGTGACCATTCAGTCAtctctgctggtgctgggcagctgTCACGAACAAGTGAATACATAGAGCATGTACACACTGTATTTAATCCTGGCGATACTGATTGTATTAAAGCTATACAATAAGCTTACTGCAACCAGTTTGGCAAATTCTGTGAAGAATGTACCAGTATAGTTCCTCCACTGGACAGCTTGTTCAAGCAGACAGGAGAGATTTGGAACTAGAACTTCCATCAAATCTCTCTTGCCTACAAGTTCCAGTCCTGACTTCCTCTTCGACTCACCAttcataatttttcctttctctaaaacacattttctatCCTATGCAGTGGAAAACATTTTAGGTTTCAAATCAAAAGTAGTATCAGTTTGATTAGAGTagccatttgaaataaaaaggaactaTTGCAAACAATCAccataaaatacagtttatttccAATCATTTGCCTAATTCACATGCAAACTGGTTTATATTAATAAAAGTAAACTGCATTTAGAAACAGCTTGGTTAGCCTTTAACCTTAGCAGTACTGCTGTACAGTTGAAGCTACACTGGTTAATATAATTTGTTTTAACTTAGGGAAATGTGGTTAGATAGGTATTGAAGACTTCAGAGACTTTCcacaaagaaatatttatctaTTCAGTAGCCTCTCTACTGCAGTCATCTACATTAAACATTTCATCTGTTAATCCCATGTTTGAAGACCATACTCTTCAAAGCACAGCAGTCAGGAGAAAATACTTGGAAATACAACaatataaaaagataatttaGTAACTAGCAAATAATACAAGATTACAATAGTAACCAAAGTATTCTCCCATACTATTTCAAGCTAGAATACTGATGCCTTAAACAATTCCCACATTTTAGCACTGACACAGAACTGCAATACACGAAGTATATAAGCAGGGGGGAAAGGCTGCTTTGCAAGAGGTAGAAAAGGTTTTATAAAATCTTTAGGCACAATTCTTTGCAATCTTTTAAAAGCCATCAGAATGTTACAAAGTAATAATGACCATTATACATGTATTTGTACAAGTCTGTTTATTTTTACCCTTTGGAATAAAAGTATATTCCATGCACTCTTATATAATCTCTTTTCTTCTATATTGTTTGAAGACTATTTTTCTCTTATATCATATGTGATTACAGAAGTTTTACAGGCTCTCAGGAAATCTCATCACCAGGAGTTATACAGCAAAATTGATGCACTATTACTTAACGCTTTTTCAAGAGGAGTAAGGGAACGCAAACACTGTTTGCATAGGTTCATGTATCAAAGAACAGAGAAACACACACTCAAAATccataaaaatattattagttCTTTTGGTTGATTCCTGCCTCAATCAAGAAGTGAATGCTTTTAGAAGTgaactctttccttttttttttttttaaccacaattTCCACAAACATATGCTTTACAGTGCAGTGGTTATACTCAAATTTTCACAATATCCATAAATCAAAATATCAAGGTCATTACATTTACCATGAGCTAACAGACATTCACAGATAAATCCTAGTGTCAGTTCAAAAAGATGCCTTCTTTGAGCTAAAGTACGTAAGGCTTTACTGGTAACAAGTTCTCATCAAAGATTTGCTTTATTCCTGTCACAGCATCTTTTTTTGCTCGTTTTACTTTTTGTCTTTATCTTTTTCTGCATCCAGAAGCGCTGAACGGATTCCTAGCTTCTTCAGTTCTTCTACAAGATCTCCATTCTGATGCATCTGGAGGAGTATATCACAGCCACCAACGAATTCACCATTGAGGTATACTTGTGGGATGGTAGGCCAGTTAGAGTAGTTTTTTATTCctgcataagaaaaaaataaaagtattaaaggCTTTCCCTCGTCTCCAAATAGAATGGGTTTTTAAACAGAATACATTGCTTCAGCCTGACAGAACTACTGGTATTTTCATTGCTTCCCCATTGAGGCAAAAATGTATCTATATAACAGAAGCACTATCAGAAAAACTACGTTAAAGTTAGGTTTGTTTCTCATTCCAACTCAAAGATGTGGGTTGAAAGATACAGAGTGAGCTCCTATACTGACTTcaaacaggagctggaaaaatGTAGCGTCTCTTTTCCCtcccagaaaacaagcaaatatgaTTTTTCAATCAATTAACGAAATGAGAAGTCTTGGAAAACATTGAGAACTGTTTAcattcagtttcctttttatttcccaaagggactttaaaatattttatgtttttactgAATTCACACAGTTATACTTACTACTGCAATTTCAATTGCAAGATACAATCTCCCCTCTAGAAGCCTTATGAATTTCAAATTGCTTTATCTTTCATTGCCAGACCTTACAGCCCATGGGAGGGGCACAAAGGCTGAAGTCTCTTAGAAGTGCTCACTAAACAAAACAGAGCTCGAGTCACGATTATGAAGTACAGAATTAAAGTTCAAAACTATATTTCATAGAAGACAAATGTAAGACCATCCAAAAATATTAACTGATCAGCTGGTATAAATTGAATCCCAACTTGCACTTAAAGACATCATACAAAAAATTATACAGAAGAATCATTTTATCTAATTTGCCACTTTTTAAATGACCCTTCACACAAAGCCATTATTTCTGTAGCAGAGGAAATAGTTAAATTCTACATCTGTATGCTCTTATACCAAGTCCACCAGCACTTGCTTAGATACCAAGTTTTGAATTcaacatttttatacattttcaaTATGCAATGCCTGGAATTTTCCTACCAAAGGCACGAAAGCCCATGTAACAAATTTAAGCCTACAGGCAAGAGAGATGCCTTTTCAGTTCATCAGAGCCCATCCACCTTGGGAGTCAACCCTCTAAATAAGCACGTGCGAGCTTTAGCATAGGCTGTCAAAGTACTAACAGCAAATATTAGACCTGTATAGCAGAAAACACAAGGGAATTTGCTTTCCCCTTGGAAAAATTTTAACCTCTAAAGACTGTAAAGGTAAAACCCAAAATatctgaggtaaaaaaaaaatcatataagcAAATTATGCTTACTTTATTGGAActtaaaacactttcttttttaataaatatgcttAAATGCATAAATATGCAATGGGATTATGATTTTAGTgcataaaagatgaaaaagagcTAATAATTCTTCTTAGTCAAATAccactgtctttaaaaaaatccacccaaATAATAgtaatctagaaaaaaattatgttgtgACAAAGTGTTCCTAACCATGAAGTACAACATCAGCTAGGAGATTTTATTCAGACTTATGATTTTGTGCATGGACAACCAATGCTTCAAAAGTCCAAAACAGCAAGTTTAGCGTATAAATCAAGGCCATAACCATCTAACCTAATCTCCACCTGTAACTTCTTCCTTAGTGTTTCATTGAAACCTCTCAATTGTTCAGATACAGTCTGCAGAAACTAGTAGTTTTGATGTGAACTGGTGTTCAGCAGTACTTTTCTTAAACACTCCTTGGCCTTTGAGCACTCAAAAGTGGTCTGTCCTAAAAATCTTTTAACCCACAATTGCAATGAAAAACTGAGTCCCAATGCTAAGGCACACTTAAGGATAAACCTACTCAAAGGAGCCACTGCAGATACAAAatagggtttgtttttgttgcGATATTGTAATGCTAAACATGAACTGAGAACCAAGGGGTACCTAGTGGACTCCTACCTCATTTCCCCAACTCCAGTTACCAATTCTCAGCCCCTCTCTTGCCAGCATTAGCACTAACAAATGACGGGCCACATCAAAGAACTGGCTCAAGCAACCACTCTCACTCTTACTGCACTTTCTCCAGAAAAGCAACACATTCTCATGGAGATCGTTAGTACTGGTGCAAGCATGATTGAGGGGAGGCTAGGCcgagggtgggaggaaggatCAAGACCAGCCTCTTGGCAGCATCCCACGCGTAGGTAATgtaaagcagcaatgaaaacaaTCCGATGGTGAACTACCACAACAGTTCAAACCAGTTTAAACCACCATTTTTCCAGTATGTAATCCCAAGCTTCTCTGCCACCTTAGTGACCTGGACCAGCCTAATGCTGTCCATCAGCTGAAAGCAGGATCACTTCTGGAAGAGCCAACTTAGAGAAACTTGAATTGCCACGGACTCCCAGAAAGTGCCAAGGTCTCTTAGATCAACTTTAATAAGGAAGGATTTGTGTCAGGGAAGCATATCCTCAGCTCAAGTTCAGATAAATCACATGAAGTACCAACAACTACTTAGTTTCACAGATCTGAGTGTGGTGAAGAAGCAAATAGgggagttgttttggttttacagCTTACCACATTTTAGCACAAGGCAAGTTTCAGCAGTTGACCTATAACAACCTGAAAATAAGGTGTTTCAACAGATACAGGGAAGAAACCAACCAGCACTTCAAACATGCCTGAACCACCATCTCTGCAACAGCCTGCTCTTACTACAAATGGTATAAGCATACATTCAGCAAACATTTAAGTTATGTTCAGCTGAATACAAAGCTGGTGACCAGCTCACATACAGATCAATCTTTAGTTGAACAGATGTATTAGATAATTCCACAGCTAAAGGCTCAGCATCCCCTTGCTAACCCCACATGCACGCAGTGCAGATTATGTTCACAGAGAGGGCTTAGGAAAGCTTCACATGCTGCATATCTAACTTTTCTACACCTGAGGCCAGCTCCAGGAGGAGACTAAGAGGACCTTCAGGCAGCCACTGCTGAATCACACTTCGCAACTTCCAGAGCTACAGCttccagcagccctgccctctcctctgtCAGACTGCCATCCACAGAAGCAGGCACATACTGGCTTTGTAGGGTGCAGTAGGTAATACAGTTGAAGCACTATGACAGCCCACTGGCCTTGAAAGCAGCGGTGTCGTTCCCCAGCCCTTCACTTCAAGGCTCCGTGCCTGGTGCTGGCTCTGGCACTCACCTCACAGTACAACAAGCTAGTGCAACTCGCACGCCCAGTGATCCAGTTAATAAATCGAGTTGGCTCTCCGTGCAGTTGGACAAGTGCCAAAGCTGGTGCATGGAAGGGAACAGAACAACTTTAAGCACCTGAGAACCAGCAGGATATTGTGCAAGTGTACGCTCTGTTACTGCGTTCAGCGCGGCTTAGCCAAACAGTCTGGATCAAACCACTAATTTCAATTTAAAGCTCAGGTAGCCAGGAGGGCAATAACCTCTTGGATCACCTAGCACAAGCCAGAGTTCATGTGGAGGAAACATTTGCTGTGTTCAGAAGGCAGATGCTCCTGTTACGTAGGAAGAAAATACTATACATTCGCATGGTCAAGGCCCAGAGATTATAACTGACCAACGCATTGCCTCTTCAACGGCTCACAAAAGCGCTCTTAATCAAAAGCGAAATGCTGATGGTTTGATTTCAAGgttctgtttcctcctttttagTTTATGAGTTTGTTCTAGTAAACAGTAAGTTTAATAAATTTAGATAtgtaaataaattttagaaaactACCATGATTTGCTGACCTGCCAAAGGCAGTAGAAGATTTATTTGAACAAAACCAACATTCATTAACAAAAAACGTTATCATACCCAAATTCCAGTATTTAAGTTTTTATACCATACCAACTATTATACCTGTGAACTGAAAAGCAGGCAAGGATTGGAAAAATCAGCCTTTCAGCTAAAAGCTAATGAAAAACTTAATTAGCCAGATGATAccaaaaacaaaggagaaagaagtCACCTGATACGAGCCAGCATGTGGATTTAAAGCAGAGTTTAGTGTATTCTGGACAAGAACTGTTAATGCCATGCACCTGCAAGACTAATTACTACGTACTTTtatcttgtttgttgttttaaaactttctcaAATAACCACATAAAACCTTGTCATCTATGCACattgaagagaggaagaaaagcattaTGAGAGCAGAGTACTAGCCTTCTACAATTAGCAAAACAACTTACATAGAATAGCTCCGACCACTCGAGCAGTAATGGTGAAACTATTACTAAATATTTCTTGTGCAAATTATTAGCATAATTTTGTACTTTATCAAAAGAACCCCGGCAGGCAGTGCCAGCAGGGAATACAGTGGTGTAAGCCCAAGCCACTCCTGAAGTTTCACCACACTGTTCACAGGGAACAAATAAATCTGACTAGATAATGAAGTATTTTAGGGATCTTTTAACAGAGCTTTGTGTCTCTTAACTAGGCAAGGGAGCATGGCACGAAAAGCCCGATCTCCAAGAGTTACCCCGCAAGCATAACTGCATTCTGCAGATAACTAAGATGCTCTTGGACGCAGTAAGGGTTACAGAAACCAAACGGGAACGTCCGGGCAAAGCAACCTCAAGAGCGCATCCCTGAGATAGGCTTCAAATTCCACACCCTCCCAAACCCCGGGACGTAGGCCTGcttacaaaacaacaacaaaaaccccaagaaaGCGAGCAAAAGCAAGTTACACCTGCGACAAGCAAGCAGGGGCTGCCACACGGTGCCCGGCGGGGCGCGCCAGCAATCCCCGAAGGCCAGAGGCGTTACGGCAGCCCCGACCTCCAGCAGTTACACACGCCGGAGCCTCCCGAGGGCCTTTCCGACAGGGAGACCGGTACTTCGGGGATCTGGCTCTGCCCCGTAACGGCGGCGCTTCACAAAGCCCGGGACCGGCTCAGGTTCTGTGCAAgccccggcagcgggggaggcGCCCAAAGGTGACCCCAGCAGCCGCTgcgcccggccccagccccggccccgaccccggcccGCCGCTGACCTTGGCGGAGGTCGGGGTCCTGTAGGACGTCGTGGGCGCGGTAGTCCTCCACGCCGTGCAGGCGCAGGATCTGCACGACGGCGTTGCTGAAGCCGCAGAGGGGCTGCGCCGGGCTGCCCTTCATGAACACTACCACCGGGTGCGCCCGCACCAGCCGCTCCACCGCCTCCCGCGACCCCGAGCCGCCGCTGCCCTCGGTCCCGCCGCCCTCGGCGCCCCCGGCGGGGGCCTGGCTcagcggccgcccggcccggccccgcgcggcggcGACACCCAACCGCCAGGCCGCGCGCACAACGCCGCTCATGCTGCCCCGACCGCCCACCCGCGCCCACTGCCGgaccccgccgcgctccgccggcCCCGAGCCAGCGCCGACCGCCTATTGGCGGAGAGCAGGAAAGGTCGCGGTGGGGCTTCTCCTCCGCATAGGCACAGTCACCCGCCAATCAGCACCGACAGCCAGTAGCGTGAAGATACAAGGAGCCTTGCCCCACCCAGCAACCCTGAGGCTACCTTGCTTTCCTACTTGTAGAGGGAACTGCGCCCCTGCAGTTGCATTGGGAAAAGCGCCTGTCAATCTAACATGATTTGGTTAATCCCCGCCCACTCCGCGGACGCGATTGGTCAGGCTTCCCCGGTGCAGTGTTTTGCTCGGGAGGTCCTGGGGGCGCGTGATTAGCGTGTAGCTCCTTCCGCTTCCGGGTAGCGGCCGCGCTCGTGGTGCCTTAGCCGTCTTCCGCCTGGCCGGCGGGCAGATGGACGTCCTGCTCTTCCCCGCCGCAGGCGCGGAGTTGCCCCGTCCCCCCTGTccgcgccgccggctccgcggggcggccggggcgcagGCCGAGcggcggggaagggagggcagcgTGGCTGGGAGGCCCGTCGGGCGGCCGCCGCCGTGCTCAGCCGCTCCTTTCGGGCCTGGCgtgcgggcagggccgggggcttcATGGGCTGAGCGGAGCCGTGCGGGAGGTGCGCTGGGGGATGTGCGGACGCCACCTGTCCCcggggtggggtttgggttttatgCCGCCGGCCCTTCGGTGGTGCAGGCCGTGGTAgagctccctggggctggggggcgagCCGGGAGGCAAAACAGTGTTAAATGAGAAACGGCTCAGTGAGATCCGGGGGGAGAACCGGGCTGCGGAggggcaggctgctctggtgGATCGGCTGCCTGTGCTGAGTGAAGCTCCTGGGCGGTGAAGCGTGTACAAACGAGTGCGAGCTGCAGCGGGGGAAGCGTGTCCCCCAAAGAGCAGCGCCGTTGGGTCGGCGCCTTTTGTCACTGTAGGCTGGCGGAGGAGGCAGCGGAGGCTTTGTGTGACAGCTGACAAAGTGCTGGGTGGGTCTGTCGCCGTCTCCTTGGTAACTTTGGCTGTGTCTAGTGGCCTGTTTGACTGCATTCACTTGCTGGGATGAAGCTGGCGGTTCGTGTCACTGAGAAACTAGCAGTTCTTTGCATGCTTTGCTGTAGTACTAGGAGAGGAGACCTGAGTAACCGGTAGCTTTGTGCAGCTTGGTCTGTCGCTGGAACAGCTGGCGGGGGTGGCAGCAAGATGGAGAGGTGGGAGCAAGATtgggctggctggctgcatgTACAAAAGGGTTGGTTCAGTTAGTGCTGGAAGATGCGCAGAACTGCCCTGCATCAGCCAGAGAAGCGCTGAATTTGGAACATGTCCCGGAAACGGCTGTGTGTGCAGCCAGCTTCGTTTGGGCTCCTGGGCAGATGCCGGATTCTTTCCAAGAACTTGGAGCAGAGTGTGGAGGTTTCCTACAGCAGCCAGGTCCATCCTGTAAGTAGAGGAAAGTgttgaaaagttttcctctgtaCTAAACCACAGCCATTCACGAATAACAAATCAAAGTGTATTGCTGAGTATTAATTTACATTGCAGCTCTGGCATCTGGACTTTTGGTATATTAATGGCCATTTCTACTACTTGCATTTGTAAGGAGAAGAACTTTTTCCACCCAGTTCTGCTCACGTGAGAGCTTTACAAACAAGACCAGCTTGTCTTCTGCATTCAGAAGACTGCCTTCCTGTTCTTGATTTTTGTGGAATCCAGTTGATGCTTGAGTGACaactccttttctgttttttgtgaAACCACCTTTAGGCGTTGCTTCTTTTGGCTTTTATTGAAGTTTAATTAGAACAAATTCCAGAGGGAATTGTGGCAAATTTGCAGTTTGTCATCCCATGTGAATAGCTTAGGAATAAAACAAGTGTTGCAGCAGTATTTGAAAGTATATGTTTTCATGAAGAAATACTTTCTATTATGAACAATGTTCACATTTGTGTTGTTGATGAACATTGTGCATTTTGTGTGTcaatatgttttgttttcagcagaacATCAGAAGCCAAGCAGTCATGCTGATCAAAGCACAGAAAAGTTATCGTTTTCTGTAGTGATATGTTGTGATTAACATGGTGCAAGGTTgtgcaatatgaaaaaaaaatagtatcccATTCATGCTAGATAAAATTTCAGTaaattctgcaaagcaaaagtaTGTTTTTCTATTTGTTGAATTGGTATGATATACAGAGACAGAGGCTTAACAAGTGTTAAGTGTAATAGCCCAAGTGGTCTAGTTTGTCGTTCTAATCAAGCAGAAAGACTCCTGCCACTTTGAAGATCCTGGGGAGTTAGAGGGGAATTAAATGAAAATTGAGTAAAAAGAAAGAGATCTTTCTATTCTTAAAGGCAACTAAAtgtcttctttcaaaaaaatgttgGGCTGTGAGCGGAACTTCATAGTATTTGCCTTCCTGAATTTCATTCTATTTCTACAAGGAGATGGTTCATTAGAAATTATAAGTGAAATAAGGACATCAAATTGAAGTGTAATAAACCCTTGTGAGGATATGCTCCTTCCGGAATAACATAACCACAGTTGTAGTTTAGTCCTCTGTAGTCCAAGAGATGCCCTTGGTTGTTAGTACTCTGGGCATACCAGGCTTGCAGAGAGAGCACCTGTGTGAGGAAGCCGAGGCATGCCTGTAAGAGTCGCAGCAGCAACATGCGCAATATTCCTCTAACAGTTATAATTCTGTTGCCACGGAGATAATGACTTATCCCATGTCATTATTGATCTATCAACAGTAAGAGCAATTTTGCAGTTGATATTGTTTAGCAAATAGAGTAACATCTGCTGAACACTGAAAAACTGCTATAAGTGGTAGAAAGCTTCTCTGAAGTCTGTGTACTGGGttaaataaaaatacctgaaTTTATAGTTACTCACTGTAGTTTTGTGAGATTGGCCTGTGAGATAATATTAAGCTTAATAGaatgctttttaataaaatatttagtatGGCCAAATGCTTTTGGATTATGCAATATGCAGCACTCTATTAGTGGATAAATACATTTCCCTACTGATAAGACTTAAAACATGTACACTCTAGAAGCAAAGAGATAATTATTTGTTATCTGGTCCAGTCTTCTATCAGTCTAAGTGAAACTTCTTGTATTTTCCAGATAATGATTTAAATCATCTGTATGAAGAAATATTAATGGGACTCCCATAAGACTCCTGACATTTTGCTGATGTTCCTGTTAGAAGACCTATCACCTCATTTTGAAAGCAGTAATAAAAGCACCAGTATTCAAACTGCGGGGCTTAAATGCTCACAAATTAATGAGTCACAAATTAGGTTACTTACAGGCATTCTGCTGCTGAACAGAATTACTAGTTATGAATTGGTGGTGTGAGGTTCTTATACAGTGCACAAGAAGGTAGACATCTAAGAATGATACTGTcagcagaatttttttgtttgtttttaaaaagggcagGGCTAAATTAGCTGGTGAGAAAGATCAGAAGTCTCATTTCAGCTTATCGGCACAGGACACCTCTTCGTGTCCAAGTCAGATATCGTGCCTTTCTGACTTTTGATAGTACCTAGAAATGAAGTCCCTTATTGTGCCTTAACAATTGAGCTCTACTTAGGTGGTTTTATTGAAGCTTTTTAGTGGGATGGCTTGAGCTCCAGCTGTTCTGAATGCCAGGTAAATAATTTCAGCATACCATCAAGGCAACATCTGGGAGCACCAACATATCCTCAGTTTTGAGAGCATTAAGAATGTGTAAAATGTACCTACAGTTCTGGACTGCACAGTTAAAATTTGTGTGGGATGCCTAAATTGTGAATGCGGAAGAAACGTTTGTGAAAAGTTCCTGGTTATTTTGCAGATGTGCTAGTTTGAAAAAGTTGTGCAACAAGCAGCAGAAATGTAGAAGTGCTATGGGGGTTTTACTGGCGTAGAAACTTGGGTCCCATGGGAAATCAGCATTTTGGAATCTGAACTGTATCTAACTTCCTGTTTTGGATCTAACCTGGAGACCTATAAGCAAGTTTGTTTCTGAACTAGATGGGTAATTAAATAATGTTTATGGATATTCCCAAGAGGGTGTTTGCATTGGCTTTAAAATACAACAGTTCATTTCATAAATGACAGAGGCGAAGAATATGTACGAAATGATGTAACTTGGTTTAACTGATGGGTGATCTACATGATCTAAGGCAGTTTTTTGACTTAGATCATATAAGGGTGCCTTTGGCAGAGAGAGGTCATGCTGATGACAACCTGatatagttgaagatgtctctgcccatggcagggggttggactagataacctttaaaggtcccttccaatccaaactattccgtgattctatgataatgatCAAAACGTCTGAGCCCCACATTTAACAAATAGAATGGAAGATCATGTTCAAGCTTGAATGTGGACCTTTAAACGAGACACTCTTTAGACTTCAAGCTTGCTTCTTATGACACTGATCTCAATATATGCCTTTTTGTAGTAACACTCTGCTTTGTGAATTGTGAAGCTGTCCTGGAGCAAGGACATGTAGACCTTTGTAATAGAGTATTGGAATTATTCGTTGAGATAAGCAAGCTTCTTGCAACTGTTCTGCCTGACCAGAGTCTGTTAGACCCTCGTTCCTTATTTGCAGATGGTAGTGGTGCTTGAGTCTTTCAGTGTTACAGAGGAAGCATAATTTTATATACATCTAACTTACATGCAGAGCTGAGAAATGTTACCTCTAATGAGAACACCTTTTGCCTCTTTTCACCCACGTGTTATGAATGCCAAAATCTTTCATGGGCCTGAAGAAAGACAGGGCAAACTCAAGAAAGTAAAATTGATCGGCTAAATACAAAGATACCGTTACTGGATCAGGTCTTGAGCCATAGAAGCCTAGGGACTGGGTTTATAACTATATGCATCTCCTGTTCTTTGCTTCCTGTGCATTCGCTTTTGAGCAGTGTTGCAGAAACAGGGTCCTGAGTTTCTGATTTAACTTGGTATGGTAATTCGTACAAACTGTAATTTACTTAAAATGCTGGAAATGTCTTCTGGTCTTTCATAATTGTGGGAAAACCCCAGGGGACTCTTTGCCTGTAAGAAAGATTCTTGTGCCCCAGTTAAGTTCTACTGGCATACTCTGGGTATAGCTACGATGACAGGAGTGCTTTTGTTGGCTTAGCTTGTTTTAAGAACGTGCAGTTGCAGTGAGGCAAGAAAAGCTCCGGTTAGCCTGTATTTCGTGTCCACGAGGGGGCTCTGACAGCTCAGGTCTGGCGGCTGGTGATCCCCGAGGGACGCACTTCACTAAAATGGCAGGCTGTAGTAACTGAATGCTTGTTGCCTCTGAGAGCGATTACATCTGTTCTTGCTCAGCACTTTTGAATTCCCTTATCTATTctatataaagtttaaaaaaacctattACAGTAGGtggttttctgtctcattttgaGAAATGCATCTCATGTTACAGAAACTTGCCTAAACTTTA
It contains:
- the GLRX5 gene encoding glutaredoxin-related protein 5, mitochondrial isoform X1 encodes the protein MSGVVRAAWRLGVAAARGRAGRPLSQAPAGGAEGGGTEGSGGSGSREAVERLVRAHPVVVFMKGSPAQPLCGFSNAVVQILRLHGVEDYRAHDVLQDPDLRQGIKNYSNWPTIPQVYLNGEFVGGCDILLQMHQNGDLVEELKKLGIRSALLDAEKDKDKK
- the GLRX5 gene encoding glutaredoxin-related protein 5, mitochondrial isoform X2 — encoded protein: MSGVVRAAWRLGVAAARGRAGRPLSQAPAGGAEGGGTEGSGGSGSREAVERLVRAHPVVVFMKGSPAQPLCGFSNAVVQILRLHGVEDYRAHDVLQDPDLRQALALVQLHGEPTRFINWITGRASCTSLLYCEE
- the GLRX5 gene encoding glutaredoxin-related protein 5, mitochondrial isoform X3, with amino-acid sequence MSGVVRAAWRLGVAAARGRAGRPLSQAPAGGAEGGGTEGSGGSGSREAVERLVRAHPVVVFMKGSPAQPLCGFSNAVVQILRLHGVEDYRAHDVLQDPDLRQALALVQLHGEPTRFINWITGRASCTSLLYCE